Proteins encoded by one window of Yersinia massiliensis:
- a CDS encoding urea ABC transporter substrate-binding protein, translated as MAAENPVKIGLLEDASGNFALPVIPKIHATELAVEEINAKGGILGRQIELVKYDTQSDNTRFQQMARRLIKNDKVDVIFGAFSSASREAIRPIMDREKQLYWYNNQYEGGVCDSNVFVTGAVPEQQFSTLIPWMMEKYGKKVYTIAADYNFGQISAEWVRKIVEENGGTMVGEEFIPLSVSQFGQTIQNIQKAKPDFVMTLLVGANQSSYYEQQAAAKLNLPMGSSVNVGQAYEHKRFKAPALKDMYITANYIEEVDTPASNDFKQRFHAKFPDEPYINQEAANAYDAVYLYKAAVEKAGSTDMEAVRKSLESGDICTDGPSGKVCIDPKSHHLSHTIYLAHVKDDHSIEIPKVWTDIKPYWLGEAGCNLPVKPDNSQYTPSSPPKKA; from the coding sequence ATAGCGGCAGAAAATCCGGTCAAAATTGGTTTGCTGGAAGATGCATCAGGTAACTTTGCCCTGCCCGTTATCCCCAAAATTCATGCCACAGAACTGGCTGTTGAAGAGATAAATGCCAAAGGCGGCATACTCGGACGCCAAATCGAGTTAGTCAAATACGATACGCAATCCGATAACACCCGTTTCCAACAAATGGCACGCCGCTTAATTAAAAACGACAAAGTGGATGTGATCTTCGGCGCGTTCTCCAGTGCCTCACGCGAAGCTATTCGCCCGATTATGGATCGCGAAAAACAGCTCTATTGGTACAACAACCAATATGAGGGTGGCGTGTGCGACTCCAATGTGTTCGTCACTGGCGCAGTGCCAGAACAACAGTTCTCAACCTTGATTCCTTGGATGATGGAGAAGTACGGCAAAAAAGTTTACACCATTGCCGCCGACTATAACTTTGGTCAAATCTCGGCTGAATGGGTGCGTAAAATTGTGGAAGAGAATGGTGGCACCATGGTGGGTGAAGAGTTTATCCCGCTGAGTGTCTCGCAATTCGGTCAAACCATTCAGAACATTCAAAAAGCCAAACCAGACTTCGTGATGACACTGCTGGTGGGCGCAAACCAATCGTCTTATTACGAGCAACAAGCCGCCGCAAAACTCAATTTACCGATGGGTAGCTCCGTCAACGTGGGTCAAGCCTATGAGCACAAGCGCTTTAAAGCGCCCGCACTGAAAGATATGTATATCACCGCTAACTACATTGAAGAGGTGGATACCCCAGCCAGTAACGACTTCAAACAGCGTTTCCACGCCAAATTCCCGGATGAGCCTTATATCAATCAGGAAGCCGCGAATGCTTACGATGCGGTTTATCTGTACAAAGCGGCCGTCGAGAAAGCCGGCAGCACTGATATGGAAGCCGTGCGTAAGTCACTGGAAAGCGGTGATATCTGTACCGATGGCCCTTCCGGTAAAGTCTGTATCGATCCGAAGAGCCACCATTTGAGCCACACCATCTATCTGGCCCATGTGAAGGATGACCACTCCATCGAGATCCCGAAAGTGTGGACGGACATTAAACCCTATTGGTTAGGTGAAGCCGGTTGTAACTTGCCGGTAAAACCGGATAACAGCCAGTACACACCGTCATCTCCGCCTAAAAAAGCTTAA
- a CDS encoding L-ribulose-5-phosphate 3-epimerase, protein MRIHPLGIYEKALPAGTSWVEKLAIAKSCGFDFVEMSVDESDERLARLAWSREVRMSVIDAIQQTGVRIPTLCLSAHRRYPFGSRDPAIREHARTIMLQAIRLAQDLGIRTIQLAGYDVYYEPQDSETIARFEEGMAWAVQQAAAAQVMCAVEIMDTQFMNSISKWKALDRKIGSPWFTLYPDIGNLTAWGNEVDAELASGIDRIAAIHLKDTFAVTADCPGQFRDVPFGEGCVDFVSLFKTLRRLNYRGTFLIEMWTEKSAEPLLEIIHARHWIEDKMRLAGWGQDVLPAAH, encoded by the coding sequence ATGCGAATTCACCCCTTGGGAATTTATGAAAAAGCGCTGCCAGCAGGCACCAGTTGGGTTGAAAAGCTGGCAATAGCAAAATCCTGTGGTTTCGACTTTGTCGAAATGTCAGTGGATGAAAGTGACGAGCGGTTAGCCCGCTTGGCGTGGTCGCGTGAAGTGCGCATGAGTGTGATTGATGCCATCCAGCAAACCGGCGTAAGAATTCCGACCCTTTGCCTGTCAGCACACCGGCGTTACCCGTTTGGCAGCCGTGATCCCGCTATCCGTGAGCACGCACGCACGATCATGTTGCAAGCGATTCGATTGGCACAAGACCTTGGGATCCGCACCATTCAATTGGCCGGATACGATGTCTACTATGAGCCGCAAGACAGCGAAACCATCGCCCGCTTCGAAGAAGGCATGGCATGGGCAGTGCAGCAAGCGGCGGCGGCACAAGTGATGTGCGCGGTGGAAATCATGGACACCCAGTTTATGAATTCCATCAGCAAATGGAAGGCGTTGGACCGCAAGATTGGTTCACCGTGGTTTACCCTGTATCCCGACATTGGCAACCTCACGGCGTGGGGCAATGAAGTCGATGCTGAGCTTGCAAGCGGCATTGATCGTATTGCGGCGATTCACCTGAAAGATACCTTCGCGGTCACTGCTGATTGCCCGGGGCAATTTCGCGATGTGCCTTTTGGTGAGGGTTGCGTCGACTTTGTGAGTCTGTTTAAAACGCTGCGCCGCCTGAACTATCGAGGCACCTTCCTGATTGAAATGTGGACGGAAAAATCAGCGGAACCCTTGTTAGAAATTATTCACGCCCGCCATTGGATCGAAGACAAAATGCGGCTGGCGGGATGGGGTCAAGACGTCTTACCGGCGGCACATTAA
- the fumA gene encoding class I fumarate hydratase FumA, translated as MSNKPFHYQDPFPLKEDDTEYYLVSDHHVSVTQFEGHDILKVEPEALTLLAQHAFHDASFLLRPAHQKQVAAILDDPEASENDKYVALQFLRNSEISAKGILPTCQDTGTAIIVGKKGQRVWTGGNDAEALSRGVYNTFIEDNLRYSQNAALDMYKEVNTGTNLPAQIDLYSTEGEDYKFLFVTKGGGSANKTYLYQETKALLTPGKLKDYLVEKMRTLGTAACPPYHIAFVIGGTSAESTLKTVKLASTKYYDGLPTQGNEHGQAFRDIALEQELLEAAQDLGLGAQFGGKYFAHDVRVVRLPRHGASCPVGMGVSCSADRNIKGKINRKGIWLEKLEQNPGKYIPEHLRQSTEGKVVHIDLNRPMPEILKELSQYPVSTRLSLTGTIIVGRDIAHAKLKERLDNGEGLPQYIKDHPIYYAGPAKTPEGYASGSLGPTTAGRMDSYVDLLQSHGGSMIMLAKGNRSQQVTDACHKHGGFYLGSIGGPAAVLAQNSIKSLECIEYPELGMEAIWKIEVEDFPAFILVDDKGNDFFQQIQAAKCNRCG; from the coding sequence ATGTCAAATAAACCGTTCCACTATCAGGATCCCTTTCCGCTAAAGGAAGACGATACTGAGTATTACCTTGTCAGTGATCATCACGTCTCGGTGACGCAGTTTGAAGGCCACGACATACTGAAAGTCGAGCCTGAAGCCTTGACCCTCCTCGCCCAACACGCTTTCCACGACGCCTCATTTTTACTTCGCCCCGCGCACCAAAAACAAGTTGCTGCCATTTTGGATGACCCAGAAGCCAGCGAGAACGATAAATACGTGGCACTGCAATTCCTGCGCAATTCAGAAATCTCTGCAAAAGGGATTTTACCGACCTGTCAGGATACCGGCACCGCCATTATCGTGGGGAAAAAAGGTCAGCGCGTTTGGACCGGTGGTAATGATGCCGAAGCGCTATCCCGTGGCGTGTACAACACCTTTATCGAAGATAATCTGCGCTACTCGCAAAATGCGGCGCTGGATATGTACAAAGAAGTGAATACCGGCACGAACTTGCCGGCGCAAATCGACCTCTACAGCACCGAAGGGGAAGATTATAAATTCCTGTTCGTCACTAAAGGTGGCGGCTCTGCGAACAAAACCTATCTGTATCAGGAAACCAAGGCACTGCTCACGCCGGGTAAACTGAAAGACTATTTGGTTGAGAAAATGCGTACCTTGGGCACAGCCGCTTGCCCGCCTTATCATATTGCGTTTGTTATCGGTGGCACCTCCGCCGAAAGCACCCTAAAAACCGTCAAACTGGCCTCCACCAAATATTATGATGGCCTGCCAACGCAAGGGAATGAGCACGGGCAAGCCTTCCGTGATATCGCGCTGGAACAAGAGCTGTTAGAAGCCGCACAAGACTTAGGTTTGGGCGCGCAATTTGGCGGCAAATACTTTGCTCATGATGTGCGTGTCGTTCGCCTCCCCCGCCACGGTGCATCCTGCCCAGTGGGGATGGGCGTGTCCTGCTCTGCTGACCGTAATATCAAGGGCAAGATTAACCGCAAAGGCATCTGGCTCGAGAAACTGGAGCAAAATCCGGGCAAATATATCCCAGAGCACCTGCGCCAGAGCACAGAAGGTAAAGTGGTTCATATTGACCTTAACCGCCCAATGCCTGAGATATTAAAAGAGTTGTCGCAATATCCGGTATCAACTCGTCTGTCGCTGACCGGCACCATTATTGTTGGTCGTGACATTGCCCATGCCAAATTAAAAGAGCGGCTGGATAATGGCGAAGGCTTGCCGCAATACATTAAAGATCATCCGATCTACTACGCTGGCCCCGCCAAAACACCGGAAGGTTATGCGTCTGGATCACTGGGCCCCACCACGGCGGGCCGCATGGACTCTTATGTCGATCTGCTGCAATCCCACGGTGGCAGCATGATCATGCTGGCGAAAGGTAACCGTAGCCAGCAGGTGACTGACGCCTGCCACAAACACGGTGGCTTCTATCTGGGCAGCATCGGTGGCCCTGCGGCAGTATTGGCACAAAACAGCATTAAGAGTCTGGAGTGCATCGAGTATCCAGAGTTGGGTATGGAAGCCATCTGGAAGATTGAAGTGGAAGACTTCCCCGCCTTTATTTTGGTTGATGATAAAGGCAATGATTTCTTCCAGCAGATTCAAGCGGCAAAATGTAATCGCTGCGGTTAA
- a CDS encoding ABC transporter permease: MKKNAFFHLDGTISGLLGICILATLAFSLAMPGRFLTENTFLSIAFQLPELGLLTFAMFVPMLSGGLNLSIIGTANLTGLFMAWLLIQYVPADASTATQLLWLVLALLGAAVIAVIIGTLTGLMISRIGAHPILVTLGSMTIISGIGVYLTKGAALSGMPPIVRSIGSEVVMGIPIPMIIFIVASLLLALLLGRTRLGKTIYMCGSNINATWFSGIRTDRVMMAIYSISSLLCVLAGLIMMSRFNSARMGYGDSYLLLTVLAIVLGGTNPFGGVGKVSHVFCALLVLQVIATGLSLLGVSLHFNLAVWGITLIFALAFKFFKEKWKAKRAMKQNRLKHLNKCYPK, encoded by the coding sequence ATGAAAAAGAACGCGTTCTTCCATCTCGACGGCACCATCTCTGGCTTATTAGGCATTTGCATTCTTGCCACACTGGCGTTCAGTTTAGCGATGCCCGGCCGCTTTTTAACCGAGAACACCTTTCTGAGCATCGCCTTCCAATTGCCAGAGCTCGGGCTGCTGACCTTTGCCATGTTCGTCCCCATGCTCAGTGGCGGGTTAAATCTGTCGATTATCGGCACCGCTAACCTCACCGGTCTGTTTATGGCTTGGCTGCTTATCCAATATGTGCCGGCAGATGCCAGCACCGCCACGCAACTGCTGTGGCTGGTGCTGGCCCTACTTGGCGCGGCGGTGATTGCCGTCATCATCGGCACGTTGACGGGGTTGATGATCTCTCGCATCGGTGCTCACCCTATTTTGGTGACGCTGGGCAGTATGACCATTATTAGCGGCATCGGTGTTTATCTGACCAAAGGGGCGGCGCTCAGTGGCATGCCGCCCATTGTGCGCAGCATCGGTTCCGAGGTGGTGATGGGCATCCCCATTCCGATGATCATTTTTATCGTCGCGTCACTGCTGCTCGCCCTGCTGTTAGGAAGAACTCGGCTGGGGAAAACCATTTATATGTGTGGCAGCAACATCAACGCCACCTGGTTTAGCGGCATTCGCACCGATCGCGTGATGATGGCTATTTACTCCATCTCCAGCCTGCTGTGTGTGTTGGCGGGACTGATCATGATGTCGCGCTTTAACTCAGCACGAATGGGTTATGGCGACTCTTACTTGCTGTTGACGGTGTTGGCTATCGTGCTCGGTGGCACCAACCCCTTCGGTGGCGTGGGTAAAGTCAGCCATGTGTTCTGTGCCTTGCTGGTTTTGCAAGTGATCGCCACAGGCCTGAGCCTATTGGGTGTCAGCTTGCACTTTAATCTCGCGGTTTGGGGGATCACGCTCATCTTCGCGCTGGCCTTTAAGTTCTTTAAAGAGAAATGGAAAGCCAAACGCGCCATGAAACAGAATCGATTAAAACATCTAAATAAATGTTACCCAAAGTAA
- a CDS encoding ABC transporter permease subunit, whose translation MTTTSLNISADGAKKRPLSQTRLIALLVLAAALALPLVIDSAMVGDLSYFLLWTFCAIGLAAMWGHGGILSFGQTAFFGLAGYTYGVMTLNFGDGVLSTWSGLVMALLVAAAVAAALGYLMFYGGVTGIFIGIVTLSFTLVLETFMSQTAGPQWAIGSARLNGFNGMSGMPPLSLPWFDGQLLTLEGNSFYYLIIVLLAGVYWGVRRLLRSDFGLTLASIRENPRRAEMLGIDIRRYQLLVFVLGGVLSGLSGALYTLWGSYITPSSMGLTAAAMPVIWVATAGRKNIFGTVVVTALLVWLSQWLAIYGSEYAMILLGAILLFVVLAAPNGLLPWLAEKFTRLSAARQKKGASL comes from the coding sequence GTGACAACGACCTCTCTTAATATATCGGCGGATGGCGCGAAGAAACGCCCGCTATCCCAGACTCGACTAATAGCCCTGTTAGTGCTGGCGGCTGCCCTTGCTCTGCCACTGGTGATAGACAGCGCCATGGTCGGCGATCTCTCCTACTTCCTACTGTGGACATTCTGCGCCATTGGGTTAGCGGCCATGTGGGGCCATGGCGGCATTTTATCTTTCGGGCAGACCGCGTTCTTTGGCCTTGCTGGTTATACCTACGGCGTGATGACGCTCAATTTTGGTGATGGCGTGCTCTCCACGTGGTCCGGCTTAGTGATGGCATTGCTTGTGGCGGCTGCCGTGGCGGCTGCACTGGGCTATCTGATGTTCTACGGTGGGGTAACCGGCATTTTTATCGGCATTGTGACTTTATCGTTCACGCTGGTATTAGAAACCTTTATGTCGCAAACCGCCGGGCCGCAATGGGCTATCGGCAGTGCGCGATTGAATGGTTTTAATGGGATGTCCGGCATGCCGCCGCTCTCTTTGCCGTGGTTTGATGGCCAATTACTGACTCTCGAAGGCAATAGCTTCTACTACCTGATTATTGTGCTGCTGGCTGGTGTGTATTGGGGCGTTCGGCGGTTATTGCGCTCTGATTTTGGCCTGACCTTGGCTTCCATCCGCGAGAACCCACGGCGGGCAGAAATGCTAGGAATTGATATTCGCCGCTACCAACTGTTGGTGTTTGTGTTGGGTGGCGTACTTTCCGGTTTATCTGGCGCACTTTATACCCTGTGGGGCTCTTATATCACGCCATCTTCGATGGGGCTGACCGCCGCCGCCATGCCGGTTATCTGGGTCGCCACCGCTGGGCGTAAGAATATCTTTGGCACCGTGGTCGTCACCGCCTTGCTGGTGTGGTTATCCCAATGGTTAGCCATTTATGGCAGTGAATACGCCATGATCCTGCTTGGTGCCATTCTGCTGTTTGTGGTGCTTGCCGCGCCTAATGGCTTATTACCTTGGTTAGCGGAGAAATTCACCCGCTTATCTGCCGCGCGCCAGAAAAAAGGGGCATCACTATGA
- a CDS encoding FGGY-family carbohydrate kinase, with translation MSHYFLGIDLGGTVTKAGIYTADGREIAVTEQALPMLCPQAGFCERDMEALWAATCQVIRQTLQHAHDVAKVSADQLQGISFSAHGKGLYLVDKQGQPVRHGIVSSDSRAQTLVSRWQKEGKAQQAYARSLQQLWPSHPAALLRWLKEHEPENYHRSGYVLMVHDYIRYRLTGEFTIEETNISGSNLYNQYSGDFDAQLMKIFAIEEVADKIAPIIGSADLAGYVSEQSAAACGLKTGLPVFGGMFDVVGAALTSGLHDSHQLSAVAGTWSIATRVFDEVQASDYPYVWGKYCIPNRYFVHEGSPTSASNLAWFVKQFLPDLPDSYQTLNQWAALGYEKSDSILFFPWLYGSNYSANLSGGLLGLSGHHRIEDIVYAVYQGIVFSHLLHQDKILALGGGTDSIRFTGGPTHSTIWMQMFCDASNLPLDIVDIQQSGCRAAALCAAVGSGYYAGFEEAILASEPPITRLLPNAEKHQILRARFDQFKRIADALSAVM, from the coding sequence ATGAGCCACTATTTCCTCGGCATTGATCTGGGCGGCACCGTGACCAAAGCCGGTATTTACACCGCCGATGGCCGCGAGATTGCCGTCACCGAACAGGCATTGCCAATGCTATGCCCACAGGCGGGATTTTGTGAGCGCGATATGGAGGCGTTATGGGCGGCAACTTGTCAGGTTATTCGCCAAACGCTCCAGCATGCCCATGACGTGGCTAAGGTGTCAGCAGACCAACTGCAAGGCATCAGCTTTTCGGCTCATGGCAAGGGACTGTATTTGGTGGATAAGCAGGGCCAGCCGGTCCGGCACGGGATTGTCTCCTCTGACTCCCGCGCTCAAACACTGGTGAGCCGCTGGCAAAAAGAGGGGAAAGCCCAGCAAGCCTATGCACGCAGCTTGCAACAATTGTGGCCTTCTCACCCAGCGGCCCTGTTGCGTTGGCTAAAAGAGCACGAACCCGAAAATTATCACCGGAGCGGTTATGTCCTCATGGTCCATGACTATATTCGCTACCGCTTAACCGGCGAGTTCACGATTGAGGAAACCAATATCTCTGGTAGTAATCTTTATAACCAGTACAGCGGGGATTTTGACGCGCAGTTGATGAAGATTTTTGCCATTGAGGAAGTGGCGGATAAAATCGCCCCCATCATTGGGTCGGCTGATCTGGCCGGTTATGTCAGCGAACAATCGGCGGCGGCTTGCGGCTTAAAGACCGGTCTACCGGTATTCGGCGGGATGTTTGATGTCGTCGGTGCGGCCTTAACTTCAGGTTTACATGACAGCCACCAGCTCAGTGCTGTGGCGGGCACTTGGTCAATCGCCACGCGCGTATTCGATGAGGTCCAAGCCTCTGACTACCCCTATGTATGGGGGAAATATTGCATCCCCAACCGCTATTTTGTCCACGAAGGTAGCCCCACCTCTGCCAGCAATTTGGCTTGGTTTGTGAAGCAATTCTTGCCGGACTTGCCAGACAGTTATCAAACACTCAATCAATGGGCCGCGCTCGGCTATGAAAAGTCAGACAGCATTCTGTTTTTCCCGTGGCTGTATGGCTCAAATTACAGCGCCAATCTCAGCGGCGGCCTGCTGGGGTTAAGTGGTCATCATCGCATTGAGGATATTGTTTATGCGGTGTATCAGGGGATCGTGTTTTCCCATCTGTTGCATCAGGACAAAATTCTGGCGCTGGGTGGCGGTACTGATAGTATCCGCTTTACCGGTGGTCCCACTCATTCAACTATCTGGATGCAGATGTTTTGCGATGCCAGCAATCTACCCTTGGATATCGTCGATATTCAGCAATCGGGCTGCCGTGCTGCCGCACTGTGCGCCGCGGTCGGTAGCGGCTATTACGCCGGTTTCGAAGAGGCGATCCTTGCCTCTGAACCGCCCATCACGCGCCTACTGCCTAATGCCGAAAAACATCAGATTCTACGAGCACGTTTTGACCAGTTTAAGCGCATCGCCGACGCACTCAGCGCGGTCATGTAG
- a CDS encoding ABC transporter permease subunit: MLTLSFLYSVIYQFGDNFAYLVLAALGLAVIFGMMGVINLAHGEFIMCGAYVTILMNKAGLPLPFAMLAGTLAAAFFGGVVERLVVRHLYGRLYDSVVATWAISLIVQQSMLLIAGPSLEGLSTPFGSFTLGEYSFATYRALLPFFAIAILMVLYWLFFHTNYGVCARATIQNARMASCLGLETDRIYTLTFALGAGLAGLAGAIYAPTLTAVPTMGSSFIVQAFVSVVVGGANVLVGTIPAAVALGAIQTGLNSWYGQLAGQIGLLVTAVLVIRLLPNGVGSLFTRNR; encoded by the coding sequence ATGTTAACGCTATCCTTTCTCTATTCGGTGATTTACCAGTTTGGCGATAACTTCGCCTATCTGGTGCTGGCAGCGCTGGGGCTGGCGGTTATCTTTGGCATGATGGGCGTGATTAATCTGGCACATGGCGAATTCATTATGTGTGGCGCTTACGTCACCATTTTAATGAATAAAGCAGGCTTACCACTGCCTTTTGCCATGTTGGCGGGTACTTTAGCGGCGGCATTTTTCGGCGGTGTGGTTGAGCGTCTTGTCGTGCGCCACCTCTATGGCCGCTTATATGATTCGGTGGTCGCAACTTGGGCGATCAGTTTGATTGTGCAGCAAAGTATGCTGCTAATTGCTGGCCCTTCATTGGAAGGTCTGTCTACCCCCTTCGGTTCTTTCACCCTCGGTGAATACTCGTTTGCCACTTATCGCGCCTTACTGCCCTTCTTCGCGATCGCCATCCTAATGGTGCTCTATTGGCTGTTCTTCCACACCAATTACGGCGTCTGCGCCAGAGCCACTATCCAGAATGCGCGCATGGCGTCTTGTCTGGGGTTGGAAACCGACCGCATTTATACCCTGACATTCGCACTCGGCGCAGGCTTGGCTGGATTAGCGGGGGCCATTTATGCCCCAACATTGACCGCCGTCCCCACCATGGGTAGCAGTTTTATTGTGCAAGCCTTTGTTTCGGTGGTTGTTGGTGGCGCAAATGTTCTGGTTGGCACCATTCCTGCAGCAGTGGCGTTAGGTGCAATACAAACTGGGCTGAATTCTTGGTATGGGCAACTGGCGGGTCAAATTGGCTTACTGGTCACCGCTGTACTGGTTATCCGCTTACTGCCAAACGGTGTTGGCAGCCTGTTTACCCGTAACCGCTAG